ACCATCCGGGAAATGCTGCATGATAATATGGATGTTTTCATTTCACTAGTATAACTTAAATGTCAGGCTTAGACCTATGAAATTTTGTGCATAGTTTGTGTTAATTTTCAAATGTGTTGTGTCAGGGCTCTCGCGAGttggcgacttgagcgaaataggcgctttggaacttcaaacttcactCAAATCTAACtgcaaagcgaaatgcaagtcgcccgattttctttgacttccgcactcgctaattactgctacccacactgttgacaatttgcacggtgtcataacAAGGTGTTGAAATACACAAACACAACGCCGATAGCATAAttcaagctccgcctacttcaggtacttgcgagattttcccgagaagtgtcaaagcgaatcaaattatccgatacaccagagtcgattgtgttcagccaattagtgccacggttacgtctttgacagtTCGCGTTTAgtttgtcaacatgttcgagtacaaaaaacaatgttttataaagaaactacTGATTAACCTTGCCATTAACTGGAAtattgtacacaattatttgctatctatgataaaagaacgacatgtaatgtattaactatgtTAAaatgacttccatcgatgaattaaGTTGAATtatgtatttcttatttctagtttacacagtttactttcagttttattcaagtGAGAAACTGACATTTACCGAGGTGGTGACTCGGtcttaataataaacacttcatacaacatataaccaaaattcggcgggttacatttacagcatcggcttgaattttgaaaacaacttttttcagaattgtGTAATagaacaataaccactgtatgggaaatgatctaactaagaaaatgaatggtcacatcaatgttcTTTATCTAGAAacagaaaattacagccacctttcgaatcactcaacagccttgcggtaggaaaagtcttcccacttctccctaaagtctccccacttctccctaaatcagcttgagggagaagtgacttctcccaaaaatttggacctagctagacccctggtTGGGTATGTTCTAACTGTGAGTTTTTGCAAGTGTAATAAtctgtttattttcagatttatgcCACCTGACGACCCACTAGGAAGGAATGGCCCCACACTTGACAACTTCCTGTTAAAGGAACCCGCAGAGCCCGAACCCTTGCCACCACCTTGTCCATATGGGAGTAAAAAGTGTACCTATGGCAACAAGTGTAAATACTACCATCCAGAGAGGCGAACCCAGCCACACAAATCTGTCACAGAGAAATTAGCGGAGCAGGCTAAACAACGCATGCTGGAAATGCGTCGAGAAAATTCTCTGCCAGCAGGtgatttaaattatattatattttaggtTTTCATTCTTCATTCAGACTTTAAATTTAAGCCACAAAATCTACCCGTGTTTATTACTAGTGTGTTTAACTGAAGGAGTTAGTCTTTGAGATTAAAACAAATTccgggggcgttgaattcttcatgtgaggaagccatccagctggcttacggaaggtcggtggttctacccaggtgctcgctcgtgatgaaataatgcacgaagatACAGGAAAATGGTCATTTagacaaaaaatcttaaaaattattaAGTTAGAAATAAGGAACCATATTTACCATGATTCACCAATTTTGATGTTATTGTTAACAGATGGGAAGAAGAAGTTAACTCGCACCAAGACCCCTCTTCAGCGAACACAGTCGGGAAACCCTGAAGAATTGAGGAAAACTGAGCTGTTACATGACTCCTCTGGAAGGAATGAAGATAATAAAGTTGACGACTACAACCAGAAACTGTCTGAAGGTTTGATGAAAATGGAATTAGACAGGGCTTTGAGTGATTCTGACAGTCTTAGAGGGAGTTCCCCGAAGAAAGAAGATAAGCGAGATTTTTCACCAAGATCAAAACTAGGTGATCAACAGGGGAGGTCAAGTCCACGGCTGACTGAATTGAGGCAAAAAGGCAGAGGTTCCTCAAGGGGAAATTCACCAGTAAATCTTGTTGTTCCTGGACTCCCTGATCAGCAAGATGATGGTCAAAAATTTCTAAGTGGACATTTGCTTTTAGCAAAGAAATTGTCTGACGAAGCTAATGAATCTGATAAGTTGAAGAAGAAATCTAAACCTAAAGATGGTCTTGGAAGTCTAAATGCTAAGACTCAACTTAAGTTCACTGCCTCAGAACCTCAGAAGCAAGCACTTGGGAAGAAACAACCCTTGTCACGGACAAGCGAAAAGCAGAAATTGTCTCGCCAGTTGTCGTTACAAGGTGGGGAGGATCCAAGATTGGGTCAGGATCGTGTACCACTTCATGCTCAGTTGTCATATGACCCAAGAAGATTAAGGAAAGATCAGCCGTTTGCTGTAGGGGCAATCAATCCTTCTGAAAGACAGAAAATGTTACAAGATTTCATGCATGTACAACGCCTAGACTTGATGTCTGGTGGGGAGAGGGGCATATATGGTGGTGAAGAACAACAGCAGCCTAGGCATTTATCTCATGATTTTGTTCGAGGTCATGCAGCACTTGGTAGAATGCAGAGTGCTCCTGACCCCTGTTTACAACACCATCCAACCCCTCGCCAGACACCTGCAATGATGAGACAGAATAGCTCATCAGATACTCAGTTAAACAAAATGTTCAGTTTCGAAAGTGATATGCAGATGGATGGCATGATGGCACGGGGTCCATCAGAGGGGTTACAAATGAGAAACAGGACTGATCCATTGACATTCCAGATAGGAGGACCAACTAGTCAAAACATGCCACACTATCAACCCATGAGTTCTACAGGTCAGAGCTTTTCCCCAGTCAGTCCCTTAGATTACCGATTCCAGGCATCTATATCCCCAGACTACCAACATCAAGGTTCACACTTCCTCCAATCAAATCCAATGCTCCCTCATCAACAGCAAAATTTTAATCAGGGTCAAACACAGTATCATTTTTCACCAACAAATGTCCCATATCTAGACCATTCAAATGTATGGTCTGCTCAAAATCAAGTTcaacaaaatgttaattttccTGCACAATTTGTAAATAGAAATCTATCTCCCCATACAATAACAAACCCAGATGCTAACTTGCTGCCCAACAACATGAAAAACATGCAAGGGCATATTCAGCCTTTTCCTATAGAAACCCGTGTACCACAAGATAACGCCAGGATTAAATTATACGAGTCATTGTGTAACTTATTTCCTAAGGAAAATGTGCGTATGGTCATGAACCAGTATCCTGATGAGGATAATCCAAAAACATTATGCGCATATTTGATAAACTGTAACTAAAAAATTACCCATTTTGTTGAACTTTTTGATTCTGATCTCCATACTTTGTACTGGTATATGTCTGGCAGATTGTCAGGTATTTCTTTCCTCATCATTTTTACAAGTGCTTTGCTTTTTTTCTGGTGCAAAACCAATAGTTGAAATTGTTGTTGTTAATTTTTTCTACTTTATACCTTTTAATATGTATGTTTAGCTACCTTTTCTCATGGATGtatacaagttttattttatattttacactttttgaattattgtataaatgaaattgtatttggtgaaagtttaaatattcaagaaaaCCTAAGCCCAATTtatttcctgtttgaaatatgaaaattatggTTCTGGTGTTACATGTGTAAGTTTAATTGGATTAGCATATCATTTCATAGTCCAGCAGTTACATTGATTGCTATGTCAGATTGTTTGagaatataattgagccgcgccataagaaaaccagcatggatccagaccagcctgtgcatccgtgcagtctggtaaggatccatgctgttcgctaatggtttctctcattgcaaaaggctttgaaaacgaacagtatggatcctgaccagactgcacagatgctggtcgcaaacgcactatgttggttttcttaacTGTGAAgcttgtttgaaaatatataaatcttGATTATGAAATGATGCAATTTAGTTGAAGATTGATAGAAATCTGTCATTCCAGAATTCAAAAGCAAAATGACATATTATCTTTAATTGgcgaaaaattttgaaatatgccaggtttttttgtatttttactttttgaagAAAACACCATGCAGTGTAAAGATTGCAGAAACGTTTTATTATTACAATGTATTTCACTTGTTTTTTCATCACATTAGATGGTATTTGTTAGTGATAACAGTTTGTTTTAACcagcattctttttttttttttaacagtagCCAGCTATAGCCTGTTTCATAAACCACTTTGTGCCATTCATGGCTACATGGGAAGACAACTGGGTTGTTTTTCAGGGAAGAcaactatgttgtttttttgtacatCACCAGTAAGGTGATAGATGATAGGTACCTCAATTGTTCTGAGGGTTAAACACATGTTTTTAGCCTGTCTTTGAAATTAGAAGCATGACTTGTATACGAGCGGTACGTTCtgtaacattttgaaatgaatcttttcaaaatatcagtTACAAAATGTGTAATGACTAATGATTTGAAAAGGAAGCTTCAAAAAGAAACCAAGAATCCATTTAAACATAGAGAACTTTTTAGGTTGGTTTCAAACAGTTCTCCTCTGATAATCTAACTTCTAATTTTGAAGACAGCATCAGCCACTGTTTAAATATGTCACAAATTTTCCCATGACTGGTGTTATTTGCAAGGAATAAACTTTTAATTGTTGTAAAATCTGATAATAAAATGTATCATTATCTGTTGTCATTAAATGAAAAGTgatctttattttagtttaactAGTCTATACATCCAACCAGCAAGcacagattttcaaattttttactcTCTTACACCAGGTTACGCAGTTACACCAGGTTACGCAGTATTAAGTGAATAAACTGAGTAGATTATTTGCTTGCAAATGATCACCGACAGTTTTACTTGTTTAACTATagttaggttaaaggtcatatatTGACCTTACAATGAGCTAATTTACAGCTTTCACTTTGCTGGGCTGTGTTACTGCAAAACTTTGTTTTAttagaaaatcaataaaatgtaatGGTCTATAACCTATACTTGCAGTTTACATATTGATGATTTgctaaaagacattgtgtctgaaatcgtttgtcctccacctctgataattcatgtggggaagttggcagttacttgtggagaacaggtttgtactggtacagaatccaggaacacgggttaggttaactgaccgccgttatatgactgaaatactgttgaaaaacagcgttaaacccaaaacaaataaataaatgaattgatTAATTATGGTTTTTTATAGTGAGTTTGAGCATCTGTCTGAAAAGAATGGTTATTCATCATTCTGTTGAATTATTTAGATAGGGTTACCATTATAATGGGGCCTCCAGGGCAAAGTGGTTAAAGTTGTTGTTCCTTCCCAACAGTAAGATTGCCATCTGGCTTTCAGAAGTATGGTATTTCTCCTCAAATGATGCATGTGTCTGAATTAATCCAGGAAGAGAACCTGAAGGGTCTTTTTCCACCTTTacaagctgaaaagttgccatattgTGTGGTTATACCTGAAAACAACAGGAAAAAAAGTTCAAACTAGTTACAGAGATTACCTTATTTAATATAGTTAtagtttttttgtgaaaactgagagaagtaataatttcacaataattttgtatttattcctTGCTATATATCACCTTATAAGGGTTtaaatgttagattttcactgatTAGAGTGTGTAATTCAACGTAAAACTTAATAACAAGTGTCAGTTATTGTAAAACTAATATGGTATCGGTTATATGTACATGTTTGGTTTGAGcgatttatatgtaaatatttttgtgtgtgtacACTGCATTGTAATGTTTTTCTACACAAACTGCAGAATACTGTTGATTCTattttgatttttagcttgactattcgaagaataagtagagatATCCTAATCAATGCGGCAGTGGTGTCAGACCTTGGGTAAGTTTTTCGACccgtccacattttgacaaaacctcttgacatacagctttgaaacattCAACACCTGTGTACCATCACCATATACAATAGTAAGCAagaaggcaagagtacataactccatcaagtattttgtctgaattatagccccttttagtttgaaatttttattaagtttttcaaACCAGTTCATTTTGTGTAAACCcgttggggtcactccatcaaaagtcaaggtcgcaggagtctgaacatggaaaactattttcgatcaacaacttgagaaccactagacctagaatgttgaaacttcataggatgattggacatgcagagtagatgatccctattgattttgggggtcacttgatcaaagatcaaggtcaaaggggccagaacatggaaaaccataaATGCATGTACGGGTacattgtcttatctattttcctCCGTTtctctgaaaatctctggttatATTTTGACCCATACTTAATGTACATCAATTCTTTAAATAGTTGAGCACgttgtcaacagacagctcttgttattacttCAGTCACTAGGTGACTACCAGGTGTTCTGGATGATTCTATTTTGTTCTCAGTGTTCAAAGAAACCCTTTAGTTTCTTCATGTATTTGTGTACTCATTAGTTCAAGTAAgcgatatttttccatacaccaccctcttgttatatataattattatatgatgTGTTTTGTTACATTGCCAACAtagactttaatttttttctttggaTATTATGGGTTTTGTAACACTATAAAAAGTCTGTTTAATGTGTTTGTGAATTgtatatttgtttacatattgatgaagtattttatttttatatttgtttgttaatttaaaaaacagaatataactatgtaaataaaatgatttaaaattttgtatgcTCATCTGAAAGATGGGATTTATTATGGGAATGCCCTTGACAGGCGGGCAGGCAGATTTGTGAGCAGGCTTGGGGAAAGTGGGGCAAATGGGTGGGTGGCATCcacaaactttgtctggagcatttcttcttcatgcatagagggattttgatgcaagttggcacaaatgttcaccaccatgagatggagtgtcttgcacaagaaccaggtccctagatcacagaggtcaaaggtgaaattcaagaatgactgtccggagcatttcttcctCTTGCacggtgggattttgatgtaacttagcacagtAGTTCACCATAGTGGAcgtattttgtgactatggcacCCTGGTTTTATTTAtcatgtaattaattgtattgGTTTCTTTAATATGATAAGTGATACCTGAAACATTATATACAGTGAAAATCTGAGATATCGAAttcacttatctcaaaattctggctttcttaaagacattttcaaacttgtaacaaaaatctaataaaaaaaaataatgcaggAAATATCATTTTATGTGGAATTTTGATTATCTCAAACATTGATACTTAACGGAACGAATTGAAGATACACTGCATTGTTACTTAATGAATTGAAGATACGCTACAGCTTAACTTGCGTATTAATTTTGTATCAAGACCATTCATTTGAGAACTGATATGTGGTTGTTACCTGCATATGGACATTACACACATGTAAAAATACACTGCAGTTGTTAATATCAGAAGGGAAGAAGTTTGTCTCTGTAGCCAGGTTTTTGTTAACGTGGTCTGTCGCAAAAGCTAGAAGAGATATTTTTATAGCTGTTTCcatattttgttaagtttttgaaatgttttcttttttcctgtACTGTACATTGGGTAATTTTTGGGGGTGCTTTATTTAGTTAGTTCATCGTAAGCAGCCTTATTTCACGGTGttaataattcatgaaattgaGCTTTGTGTTTTAGGTTATGATGAAGAGCAATAGTCACAAATATATAAAGTTTGTTGTGGCGTTACTTGCAAATAGTGGTAAAAGTAAAACAATGTTGAATACAACCCTATATACAGTTGTCTAAATTTTTATAGCAAACATATTCCCAAGGTATGTCAAGTGTTTTGTGTTGTGCTTTCAGTGTAAATCAGGTCCTGAAGAATTTCTGTGACAAACAGTGAAGATTTTGATAATTCTGTATATCTGTAAAACCATGTATTTGTTACGTTTTTACCTCtgtttttttataataatgaagtttgaatattgatgCATTTGTAAGACATAAATTACATTGGAGAATCATTCTAGTGCAtgtaaaaaatctgaaaagtctTTGTATTgactattttgattttttttttactcagcAAAGACCCTTAGAATATAGGGgacatatttgttttacaaagagTCATAATAACCACTTTAAACAGCCTGCAGCTAAATTGTTCCATGTGGTTCATGGACAACTTCTGTATGAGAGACATCGCAACCAATGTCTTACCCTTACATGATCATGAGATGCAACAAATAGGGTCTGAAAATGTGCTTTTtactgtatctctgtgattccagcaggtttTAAGGTTTTAATTCCATACTTTGTATTTTTAACCTTCagccagctggcggcaagtgattatgcctttgcgaccagtgcagaccaagatcagcctgcacatctgtgcaggctgatcatagtctgcaatgttcgctattcagtcaataaattttcagtgaatacccgttcagaaataaatgatattgccaaaattgaatgatggaccagtccattttagaaatttagcagggtaaaggttaatacagTTTGGTGCAGTAAAACCGAAATCTAATATCTTTCGTGTACCTGAATCACTGTCAGTTGGAATATATGTATTGAATAATGATATTTATCTAAACTACGTCAACTATTGTATATTATGTATTAGTGTAGattgttttaatgttacattGACATTCTAGTCTAttacatattttcaataaaagtaTTGTTCAGaaccttattttttctttttagttaatTTTAGCATTCTGCAATGTCTTTAATATCAAATTATCTTCACAGTGTTAAATGTAGTAGTGTCTACCATCGTTAGTTGCAATAGTGCATTAGTCTGAGAAATGAAGAAATCTTGGTATCTTACAGTGTACACTTATGAATGACTTAGcagcttgccagtcaatagtgtTGACTATTGTCTGGTATGCctttcagtaattgttttattacatgacatcagcataaatgtttttaacatatttcttcaaGATTTtgatacgcccgaagggacgtattatgttatggttccggtgtccgtccgtctgtccgagcacacgattggtaccttaggtggtaggaggtgtggcctaggacaatagaaatcctttgtattcattccgtaaccacttaattcttttgttccttaagtggtaattctattgttttcaaacaatggaatgaccacctaatacacAAATCATAtgggcgtccgtccgtctgatagcaatttcgtgtccgctctgtatctcatgAACCCCTGGAAGGatatcaaagaaacttgacacaaatgttcactatacTAAGACGACAtgcaaagcgcatgttttggatgtgtcatttcaaagtcaaggtcacacttgggggtcaaaggtcatatgagtgtgtttcgtgtctgctctgtatctcttgaactgctcgaaggatttcaaagaaacttggcacaaatgttcatcacactgagacgacgtgccgagtgcttgtttcggatgactagcttcaaggtcaaggtcacacttaggagtgaaaggtcatatgagtgtgttttgtgttagctcttgaactgctcgaatgatttcaaagaaacttggctcatctgttcaccacactgaggcgacatgcagagcgcatgttttggatgactcgcttcaaggtcaaggtcacactcaggggtcaaatgtcatatatgactttgctttgtgtatattgctctgcattgagtgctcttgtttttattgttgcaGATCCTTTCTTGTTCtatacaataatttttgtttttgaatacttcccatttttatgtttacaataaatagtttatttgaaactttttattattgccgtaggaaaaccgagaccacttttctgtggtacaaatgGATGGTAAAtccaattttagatgtattttgacataactttactgGTAAAAtgtttttgtggacttggaatttttttttttttggaatttcttcttttttgttgtgcctgtcctttgggcttcaacagtcgagttctttaaattttgctcccttTCTctatgtaacccttcgggcgtatattgccctgcttggcggcaCTCTTGTTGACATTAGTTTAGCAAAGTTAAAGTTACTACAGAacagtcaatagcacaaactatggaccggcgatttgTATAATGAGTCATTACAAGACTACCTGTAATAGTGGTTAACTGCCTTAGTCACGAATCTGGCACCGTTAGAACAGGATATGTAACAGTTGCCGTTACAGTATATGACAGTCCAAGATAGCAAATATGTGAGAGTCTTGGTACCAGTGTTGTATACGCTTAAGTGTAGAAATGTAATTTTTAACAGTCCTAGACAACAGAGCTGTAGAATTGTAGTAGACAACATATGGACTGACGTTCACAGATTCTAGAAAAACAATAAACTTATAATTGTAGATTTAATAAGTTTATTGTCTTGACAGCCTCAGAATTATTATGCTCAGCAGTATTAGAAGCGTTGTAAACCTTAGACGGCATATGTATGTCAGCCTGAGAATTGTAGTATCTGAACAGTCTCAGATTCCATGTCTAGCTGCAATAAAGTCTTTGTACCTGTGTAATATCTGAGAGTCTTTGTATCTTGATCTCGGAATCGTAGCGTCTAGCTGCAGTAGCACTGTATCTGCGTTGTATTTAAGAATCTCAGTACCTTAACAGCCCT
This is a stretch of genomic DNA from Mercenaria mercenaria strain notata chromosome 4, MADL_Memer_1, whole genome shotgun sequence. It encodes these proteins:
- the LOC123552523 gene encoding uncharacterized protein LOC123552523, with product MENDTFSIDAANTKVIRKEKEKIERLFDVQVVISGNDYQSDGNEVTGFCQCRLVAKSTNAQESVDKAKRYIQALTAGGPDFIIVTETYDVNVVKRIVHFKSDLERECCVVVALSQEMKSVSIKGHRQDVEKAKQFTDHLAKEQNNKNQHDPKNTKPSDHVLMKNDSTDPANSYLNPYSAEVTYSNDSDDDSSDDDEQVDRTTQNYQSKLEFAFKLGYGEADLMNALKSLDTDAGPNELLSELIKNSALRQGERDDEEAHYGGNDSGKGDLPDIQGNQRKAYIDNDSSPFRHVIMDGSNVAMSHGNKETFSCMGIQLAVDWFKERGHTNITVFVPQWRKETSRSDARIKDQQILNELETEKILVFTPSRRIGGKRVVCYDDRYILKLAVDTDGIVVSNDNYRDLIGENDQFKKVVEERLLMYSFVNDRFMPPDDPLGRNGPTLDNFLLKEPAEPEPLPPPCPYGSKKCTYGNKCKYYHPERRTQPHKSVTEKLAEQAKQRMLEMRRENSLPADGKKKLTRTKTPLQRTQSGNPEELRKTELLHDSSGRNEDNKVDDYNQKLSEGLMKMELDRALSDSDSLRGSSPKKEDKRDFSPRSKLGDQQGRSSPRLTELRQKGRGSSRGNSPVNLVVPGLPDQQDDGQKFLSGHLLLAKKLSDEANESDKLKKKSKPKDGLGSLNAKTQLKFTASEPQKQALGKKQPLSRTSEKQKLSRQLSLQGGEDPRLGQDRVPLHAQLSYDPRRLRKDQPFAVGAINPSERQKMLQDFMHVQRLDLMSGGERGIYGGEEQQQPRHLSHDFVRGHAALGRMQSAPDPCLQHHPTPRQTPAMMRQNSSSDTQLNKMFSFESDMQMDGMMARGPSEGLQMRNRTDPLTFQIGGPTSQNMPHYQPMSSTGQSFSPVSPLDYRFQASISPDYQHQGSHFLQSNPMLPHQQQNFNQGQTQYHFSPTNVPYLDHSNVWSAQNQVQQNVNFPAQFVNRNLSPHTITNPDANLLPNNMKNMQGHIQPFPIETRVPQDNARIKLYESLCNLFPKENVRMVMNQYPDEDNPKTLCAYLINCN